The nucleotide window TCACAATTAAACTTAGAAATTAAAAGGATATCCGAAgagttaaataaacaaaaaaatgagtGCAATCGTATATCGGTAGAAAATTCAATTATACccaaattaaatcaaaaactcGCAAAAACAGAAACTCAATTAAAAGAATTCTCGAAAAAGTTGGAAGAGAAAACTGCATATTGTAATcagatattggaaaaaaattcaaaaatacctGAATTAAATGATGAAATCAGTACATTGAAACTACAACTCAAACAGATAACCAACCGTCTAAATACACAGAATTCTAAACTATctgaagaaaattccaaaattccgATATTAAATGTCAAACTCGAGAACTTGAAAgaacatttaaaacaaacatcGTTGGAGTTAgaaaacgaaatttcaaaatgtacaCAGCTTTCATTAGACAATGAAGGGCTTGATGATAAATGCAAAGAACTTGCGATGGAAAACTCATCATTGAGAGCGAAACAAGACGAAGCTGATCAGACAATATTGGAGCTTAATCATAATGTAAACATAGtggaacaaaaactaaaacatgTCACCACAGAGTTGGAAAAAGAAATTGCTGAATGTACCCAATTAATGGCGGAGAATCagaaattaaaatctttaaaagatgGAAATGAATTAGAATCAGAAAAGCTAAATTTGTTGTCTTTAGATCTTGAAATAGAAATAGCAAAAAATACAGCTCTTACAGAATACAACAAACAATTAGATGGCCTCATTCGGGGACTCAGATCAACAACTCAATTAGAAAAGGTCACTCCAGGATCAAAGGAAAGTTTGAGAAATTCCCAAGAAAAGTTGAATGATCGCAATAATGGTAAAGTTCTCATTAGAGATTTACCCACCGACCAAATACTAGAACCattagaaaatactgtaatagTTTTGGCTTCCAAAATGTCTATGTGCATAAATCGGGAGGATGTCGTCAATGTTCGTATTATGGAGCGTAAAGGTTTGAGCGAATTTTGTCAAAATGTCTCACTTTTGGTTGAATTTAAAACCAGCGATACGAAATCAAAATTTCTCTCAAGTCGCAACAAATTGAAGTTAAATTCATCTACTAAGTTTATACAATTAAAAGACtttgttgaaaatgaaatttattcccTATTCCTTTACGCCAACAAAAATCTTCGAGATAATGGATTTAATAGAATTTGGTGCAAAGACAATCAAGTGTTGGCCATAAAAAATGATGTTGATACCGAAATAATAGAAATTAAGTCACGAAATCATGTCGATGAACTAATAAAACCCAATTGGAGATCCTAGAGTTTGTTATTAAGCACGGagaagaaaattatattataattttaagaaatttattaaataatcatggctattcctgttctcactttcaccattcaccctatttttgaaagcataattacaacaatataatataaaataaaatttcgaaaattttataattaaggtGAAACAAATTACGTGTAAACATTTCTAATAAGAAATTCTGAGAAAATTAGATACTATTGTTGTATCATTAGATACTattgttgttcaaaaataaggtgaatggtgaaaatgagaacaggaataacccTGAATATAATTatatcaattattttaaaaatttacaccggacatacatacatatataaaaataatgttaattgTTCTGATGGATGTATCTGTAAATAGAAACCTAAGCCAATTTTTTACTGAACAATTTTAATTCCAAGATGAATCGGCCCCTACATATATCTTGATAATAATTCTAATATATCCACGAATTATCAATTccctatacatatttttatattctgaACCAGAGACGTAACAGGTATAAGATAAATAACGCGAACAAATTAACAGCCTTGATATCGTATTTTAGATGTaatgcaaggcgaatttatacaaggtggagacagtcaaacagctgataattgttttgtcgctttttggttctaacaactgtcaaagcttgtttttatatttaaatatctacatattctaagcttattaacaaaatatttattgtttacataaacaagtaaagccctcactattcaattatctacactatattatgtttaatttttcatttttgttttttgacatttgttaagaccaatcgttgtttttgtagaactgacaccaccttgtatgaattcgccttgatgtAATGGATGCATTTCTAATGAGTTTATAGGGCAAGGAATTTAAATACAGTAGTtttgcctttcacttaagagcattttgcatataagtgcacaaaacgtgtgttttgtatatttatttatcaaactccatacaaattcgttaatttaagtgcattgttgaTACCTgcactggttttcatgaaaaaaatttcatttagctgcttaatataaaattaaattaaaaataagaaaaatacgattttgaataaaaaaatgtgttgaaaacttcttaataattttaaaagtagttaaaataccaaatttgtcgttatttttaaagggaaacatcacaaaacttcatgtaaattatttgccgatagctgcttttttgggcagtaaacttaaatgcacttaccagcatcaatgagcagttAACTGATGTTAAATGCacttttaacttacctgcacaaaatatcgtgcaaagttggttgtgcaggtaattcaaaattactgtatatgTATTTGACAAAGTAAACAAAACGAGCAGTCTTAtaagaaatgtttatttattttataagtaaaatattatttaaataaccataaaaattaaaccactTTTGATTATTAATGGTTATTGGtaaccaaacaattttttgttgctataggtacatatttgttatttataaccaaaaaatatatatgtttctCATTTATATTGGTTACGTTGACGTACATATATCTTAcgataattgttaaaaattccCTAAAACAGATAAATGTAATTTTCGCGTAACCTTTTCTTCTGAAAGAACAGTATTACGATTATTTTCTGTCCATGTTCTTAACTTTATGGCAATGACAAAATTAGAATACCAATTTTCAGTTTAATTTCtagtaaaagaaatttataaaacaaataaaaatatcgatgaagttaaacattttaattaacatAGACTGACAAATAAATGGCATAGTTGGTTAAGTACCGGATATCAGACATTTATACACAGGAacattaaattttccaaaattatacatttaaatGCTGGCCTTTTATTCCACCTTACATACTTTTATGCTCATATATTACATtggctttaaaaatattagtggtattcacaatgtagagtacttggcctggtaatgtagtaaaagagcacaatatcaaaaaaataaaaacaaaatacattagaaaagcttttctgcttttttactaggccaagtaATCTACATTATGAGTAccgcaaatatttttaaagccaaataaaataaaagattatttaaataaaatgtaatttctGAGCTAATAAATGGTAGAATTTCTTGTTCGCGACCGCGATAAAATGAGATTTTCATACACTgagttaaaatatttctttcctTCAGTCTAGATGCCGGCAGCTTCTATCTCTCTTTCGAAAGGTCAGGGTCTTTTATCAAGTCACTTAAGTCATCTTGTGATAAAACTGAAGGCGTCGTTTACACTTCAAAATCGCTGACATGTTCATTCGAAAAACTTCATTCATCAAAGCTGTTTTTCGTagtcttaaatttttaataaaattatttcttcaaaaaagttaagaattgctttaattcattaattatataaaaaaaataattttgtttcattgtaatttcgatttataagagatttcggtaccgaaagattttgtaactaCACATACACATTTACCGCTATTGATATgaaatttcaatatacatacatatattaagaTTTACAGTAGAAGATAAAAGTGTTCACAAAAAGTCCCGACATTTTTGTATTACGgaagaattttattattcactttatatatgaaaaatattaattaatttcaaaagaGTATAAATTTACTAACTCatacaataaacaaaatataaatttaaaaattggattaaatacaatatactggcccataatcatagtcaaacactaaagtcggttctttttagaaacaactttaaaataaaaacctgcttttaattattttgcaactatagtcaaaattaaagtatgttttaaattggaccgactttaactgggtgccaccgcaaatttagaaaatgttttcatacaatatacaacaaaatacagacaagtggcaacgctgaacagctgacatataaaattaaaaaaaaacaataaaggtaaacaataaaagtaaccgggacaactaaagaaaaaagttgtttgtggtggaaaaatggagaagataagattaatatcatatttaggatattttggtactaatttaattaataaatgttcaataattgcaaaatttctgccaatatcttgtaacataaatattttttactttctgccgaacttttttacttggtgaagaacagctgatgctgttgttaaacgagttaataaccgcttcagctagttttatatttaaagtcgacttcaacgtcagaagtatactttaacttagtctatgatagacctaaagtccactcttaagtaaagacgactttatttctattaaaatatactttatttctgactatgattatgggccactatttttaaaacaaaagtcggTGTGAACAGTTTTGTCCCTTGTTTAAAAAAcagtgtaattttaaaattaatattttgtatgaccACCACGTGATTTTTTACAGCTTTCTGGCatattatttaaaagattttctgaTATGTTTGGGCTTATATTTTGCCTTGCTAGACAGGATCGCTCCCACAATTCCATTACGGGTCTTGGAAAGTCTTTTTCGGCAAAAATGTTccgtttaaaatttttccagagGTGCTCATTCGACCAGTTTGATTTCGttatcaacaaaaaatttttttgttattttcgcgGTGCTCTTAGGGTCATTATCCTgcataaatatttcttgttgACCGCGTTCACCACCGAATATATCCAGACTCGGGAGATAAGAAGCCACCATTATGGTAATACAGTCTGTGGCACTCATAATACCATTGAAGTATACCGGGCTCATTGTCACGAAAACATCTCCAAAACATGATTAATCCACCCCTAAAATTTCATAGTTTGACATATGTTGCGATCTTGTATCTCAACGCGTTTAACAATCCATGTCAATGTGTCCACCctattaattttagtttcatcAGACCAAGTAAATTGTTTTCAATCGTCAATGGTGAAGTTTTCGTACGCTCTTGCTTTAAGTCCGTTATTTTTAAGACATCTTCGAATTGTTTTGTCACTGATATTGACTCCATGGGCCTCTCTAAGCACTTAATTAATCTAATTGCAGTGGAAACTGCAGTATGTGTGACTCCTAAAACGATTAAGCTCCTTGAAATTCGAGCAACAGCAGAAGATAGCTTCAGTTTACGACCACCACAATGTCGTGGGACTGataagttattttgtttttttattttattgtaaagtccgatagaaactttgtatttttttagcaATTAAACGATACGAAACGCAATTTTGTATATCTTCTAGGATGTTTTTCATCAAAACTGAATTTATAGCTTTATTCATTGTAAAGTAACTCAAAATTTATTGAAgtgtatttattgttttgtatttttttttaataaagaaattaaaaggattatatttacttaattttcttgtaatatcaaaatttaatttaattttgccaCAAAATCTATTGAGGGACAATACTGTTCACATGTGACTTTGTTCAGATGTGATTAAGAAACGTATAAAAGTTCCGTTAGTTTCCGAGTGAGTTACCAGATAATAGAAAATAGAGTGCTTAACAATTACTAAAAGGAAAATGTTATCAGATCAGTTGTTATGCGCAAGAAATAATGTGTAAACTAAtgatgttttcttttctgacaaaaattttgctatatattttgtaccttttattaaatgttacccataccctcatttGCATTTtcaacgatcacaatagaacaaaaattaacttaagctagcttatgcacattatagttgggccttatagtgcatttacaccgaaGCGAAATCTAGTACACATGAGATTTCGAGCCAAATCTAGTTATTTTGACGAGATTTCCCATACAAAATGAAATCTACTTCGTGACTAGATTTTGGGGAAATCTCCTCAAATCTACTCAGTACCAAGTGATGCAACCGTGAATTTCTTCATAACGGACTAAAAAATACAGCACTGTACAAGTAAAATTTgacagatacaaataaaaaaataatataaaaagtgcGGAACAATTTTAgcgtttgataaatattttcaatggatgcaaatatgaataaaagttaaatttataaattataatactaaaaatttacttatttactgcGGGTTTTGTTAGTCagctgtttttattattaaatgaaatcttGCTAAATGTCAGAAAACAGCGGTGTAAACGGTATAGATATTGAAcaagatttcaattaaaatccacTAGATTTCGCctcggtgtaaatgcactattaagtaaattattgataaatttaacccaccgttagtcgcaactgatatgtttgatacaagcaaaaatttttttattgtaaatgttttcCTATTTAtagttttctaaattttaagcttttttttgataaaaatatatttttactgcaattttatttttattactcttttactgatttaaattgtttttatgtttacgaaataaaacaagtctttttctttattattctttatattaatatcaatttgatacattgcgactagtgtCAATTGAAAaagattgcgactaacggagggttaattatttttacgttttttaaaAGTCATTTCCCCAAAATTGTACGATTATCACACAATTTATCTGGCAACTTTGGATGTATGGTATTATCAGTTCAAAGCAGGGAAAGGGCAAAACATGGGCTCCGctaaggcgaatctatagaaggtgacgacagaagaacagctgattatttttgctttatttgaTAAGATGTTTGTGTTGTCAAATTCACTTGTTTGTTGCTTCGACAAACACACCAAAAGCAATACAAAGTTtgtatcaaggcgaatttatacaaggtggagtcagtcaaacagttgataattttttttcgctttttggttctaacaactgtcaaagcttgtttttatacttaaatatgtacatattctaagcttattaacaaaatatttattgtttacataaataagtaaagccctcgctattcaattatctacactatattaagtttaaatacttatttgtttaatttttcatttaagttttttgacatttgttaagaccaattatttttgttgaactgacaccacctggtataaattcgccttggtttgTATTACAAACATCAAGCTGCTTTGACAGTTCAATTatagttttacaaaaacaaagcgcctgttgtttttataaatattgatgtttttttaattccgtcgtcaccttctataaattcgctTTGGTGCAGTGATGAACACACTTTGTGGCGATGAAAGAGAAAGACGgagtaattttttatgtttaatttattgtgTGCTAAagtaaagataaaaataaacaaaaagtggtttaaaaagaAAGAGAAAATAAGACGTATGGAATTCTGTATTCTGGCAGTTCTGTTTATCAGTCCATAGAAGTTGACATTATTGTTTTTACTTACTTATACGGATTTTCAAATAGTCTTCATATTTATTCAGAATCAACAAAACATGCACCAACAAAACATTTGTGAAGATAATCAGAACAGTTCAACAGGTAAATGTTTTATGCGAAATGTATCATCAActataattttatatgaaaattttcaaatgattcataaatacaatatacagtgaatttatacaaggtgatGTCTATAGCACAGCTTATTGTTTCATAATTTGCTTGGAGGCCCAAACTGTCAAATTCACTACTGTTTGTTGTTGCGAATACTACATCAAAAGTAAAAGCAACAGACAGACTTTGATATTTCCAgtcaacataaacaaatttcatgtggtttttgtaaatatacTTGGGTAGAATCGATCTCACCTTATAATGAATTGatacaatacaaacaaaattcatgtacttccaaggcgaattcatatatgAATTAGCCTTGTGTACTTCTAGAGTGTTgccaaggtatattaattataaggtagtgttatcagaccagctgatcgttttttgctactatgttcatttttcgccgtagtgcattataaatgtcaaactttgtttacattttgtaaatgtcaaactttgttttgctgttaaattcgtttatgttttaaaaccaataataatactacacgaaattagttttatttttaaaaacatcaaattaaattacaaacagattcaaatttataaaaattttttgtttaacaaaatttcgcTTTGATTTATCTGTGagctgtttttgacatttttccctgccagccaattcgccttcaaatgcaggcacaatgtccaactacatataaaaaaaaaataaccaattcgctcggtattctgaattcgccgatgacactatcttataattaatataccttggaGTGTTGCAaaatttacagatttttgaGGGATTTGTATcgcttttttaagatttttcacaACAAAAACTACCTTAACGATAAGTTATAAAGAATGGTAATAAACTGAATTCTACCAAACCTTTCAAAGTATACCattatattagaaaaatataaagaataaataaaCAGGCAGACAAGAAAACGATAAACACCTTAATAACTAATTACTAAAGGGAAGTCAAACGTCTatcacaacaaaataaaagtgaAGCTGGTGCAGAAGATTATACAGATCCAAATCTGTATTATTTTAAAGCAATAGACTTCTTGCGAATCTATGAAACCCCAATACGTTCAATTAGCACTATTATGtgttgtttttctatagcgaacgagtgctttgaatggacgttttacatgtattttgtttttgttacaataacaaaacacatgttaaatttccactcaaagtggAAAtttttcgctatagaaaaacagcacattaatttttatatcaataAAAACTCAGTAAGTATTGCatttcgtttatttatttaaacaaatttcgttTGCCATGGAACTTGACCTTCATTGGAAAAATACGTTGCTAATGAATCTCTACATAGTTTTGCATTTGTTGCTGAATTTATCGATTGTGAACTTTGCAAATTTGTTAAGTTTACGTTGTTCCATCATGAGCCGGCGTTCAATGTTCCACAACTGATATCTTCATAGTCATCCATGCCATTAGTTAAATAATTTGAAGCACCAACAAAGCGTCGAAAGGGTACAAACTTTGATGATGAGCTTTTAGTCTTGGCTAAAAATGAACTTTCTAAACCATCTGATGACTTTGGCCTATTTGGTGAAACGTGTGCTTCAAAAATTAGACAAATGGATAAGGCTGAAAAGTTTACAAACGATAATAGAGGGtctattagaaaatattcaTCGCAACAGTGTTCAAATTACAGTAAACAAAAATTAGTCAAACTCTTTAccaaagaaaattttcttactgcaaaaattaatttttttttttaagcgaTTTTCTCAAACACTATTTTCGCTTGATATATTTGTGGCAGACTTGACAGTCTTCGGCCCAGTAAAAACATATGAAAACAGTAAAGCTCACTCCCATGAAATTTATATCTActttacaaaaatgtaaaacCGTTTGCGTTCGTTGTTTTGCAAACTAATTAattcattttgcaaaaataggttgtaaattaagttttattgtttgtattgttggtcccaagaattttttttgaatgtaAGCACATATTATTAAGTTGGCGGGCCATATATTTaagggaaatacaaaatattctttACATGTTTCAATGCCAAAATTCTaagacaaataaatataaatctacCCGGCGCACTGTGGcttcaaatcaaaatctaggtggacaaaattatttgccgatctttttatatagaattggtatcttcgattccaaaaaaatctttaaaagatcaatataaactttttttcaagttacagtagggtctacgttttcatgtctttctgaaactaaatttttgaagtatgaatttctatatggtaaaactattgagatatatctaatttagtaaagcagtaaaatattaaaaaaaatttacgaaaatatgattcaaaatttgttgaacttctggcgcttctgtcgagaaaacgaaatgtccaattgaaaaacccatttgtattggaggagagcagattgtcgattgaagataccgattttcataattttgtccacccagattttgatttggaaccacagtgcggcGCCTTTGTATGAACCGACAATTAGTGAATTAGATAGAGTGATTTAGATGATACAAAAATTCTTCTGTCATAGAACTACCAAAGAATGAGATTCTGTATTTcataatatacaaattaatacATTTAATGATTATCATGCTTGAATTCAAAACTTGTTCATGTCTCAAGaaagtaataattttttggTATCGCCCTTTAATCATCTTTGATGGCGAACTTCTTAATAAATGCTGCTGTAATtaagtaaatatatgtatatacagtgccggacttaaatattcacacagcatacagatttatctttaatcttccatattttttaaacgaaggccacaactttcgtacgggtttcaaaaaaaatatttatttacatataacttattgaaatatatggaaaaactaaacatcGATTTCAAgtggacaaaaatattcacagtttctaattttaataggaaaatagttttttttaaatagtttaatatttccTGGAGTAGCATttctttttaatgacttcttttaatcgtgttgtccaatattttgccattcttttAACAGGGCTTCTTTAAGTTGAGTCTTACTAGTAATATGGTGCTTATCTACACGTTTGGCCAATTCATCCCATAGATGTTCTATGGGattcatgtcaggtgattgcGGAGAAGTCGGCAGAATGTGGGAAACATGATGCACTATCCAAATTCGGACGTCATGGTCTGTGTATTCGGGGTCATTGTCCTGTTGAAAATTGAAATGTTCCCCATGATTTAACTTTAGAGCGCTTTGTAGTAggtattcttttaaaatattaagggaCACAGTTTAATCCATTGTACAGTTAAAGAAAACTAAGTTTCCTACATCAGATGTAGCTTTACAACCACACATCATGACCCCTCCTCCGCCATGTTTAACAGTGTTTACAACATTGTTCttttccaattcagtgtttgTCCTTCCCTAAATCCTTACTCTGTAGTCTACGTAAATTTGTTAGAGTTTATGATCGtacattaatttttctttccttGATTTTCCCACAAACTGCttttaaaataagttctttATCATTAGATTCTTCTCAGCCACAACATCATCTAATGTTTTGacttgaattattaaaaaatatcccCCGTATTTGAAATGCATTCGGATGTGATTAAGAATGAGTGTCACAAATTTTACGCAATTggctaatttttaatttgattttcatttgCCGGTTTCATTTGctagtttatttataaaaattttcaaaaaattcatagaTTTTAAGTTTATTGGGCTATACTAAGCaacttatttatttgtaaattttcaaacaCTATCATAGTTTTGTTACAGTTTCAACGGGAAAAATtcagaaaaagttaaaaaaatacaaaataaatacagtGCAACTAATAAGAACAATGAGGAGATTGCTGAATAAACTGACTACATATATGCAAGTATAACTGTTCCAGGAAACAAtaactattgaaaattttttacatacgAGTATCatataatgttttttaaatgtaaaattaatgaaaaaagaggtattttatgttttttattttaatcgccataaatattaaagaaaatttgaatgGTAAGGGATTACATGATTCCAAATCAGAAACGGAACGAGTCACATAGATAAAGGACGGTATCAAATCGACAATGGTATGGTGTCAAACTGACAACGCTACGTTATTAGACTgacaacggatggtgtcaaatgtcatttcttgtttttatcaaatttgttaaccaaactcttacaacaatagatttgcttcgtattttagtgttacgatgtgtgtacactgaaccaaatttcttatgaaaatatccttcactggcaacacatgtaaaataactcgttcgtttttatacccttcagcttcgtgagaagggtatatataagtttgtcattccgtttgtaatttctacatttttcatttccgaccctataaagtatatatattctggatccttatagatagcggagtcgattaagccatgtccgtctgtctgtctgtctgtccgtctgtctgtctgtctgttgaaatcaattttctgaaggccccagatatcttcgggatccaaatcttcaacaattctgtcagacatactttcgagaattttgctatttaaaatcagcaaaatccgtccataaataacggagatatgagcaaaaatccgagacaacctctgaaaaattcatcaaaaaacacaatgta belongs to Calliphora vicina chromosome 4, idCalVici1.1, whole genome shotgun sequence and includes:
- the LOC135957387 gene encoding putative leucine-rich repeat-containing protein DDB_G0290503 translates to MNQENIKKAAVRLNDSSSSSLTDVHTEFAELSKILNNLETKYTNSEKQYKSTLEENKKIKAQYNSLMLTLKSRNSALTEEHSKTSILNEKITNLEMQLRKASTNFDDTNRNYNKLLKENSQLNLEIKRISEELNKQKNECNRISVENSIIPKLNQKLAKTETQLKEFSKKLEEKTAYCNQILEKNSKIPELNDEISTLKLQLKQITNRLNTQNSKLSEENSKIPILNVKLENLKEHLKQTSLELENEISKCTQLSLDNEGLDDKCKELAMENSSLRAKQDEADQTILELNHNVNIVEQKLKHVTTELEKEIAECTQLMAENQKLKSLKDGNELESEKLNLLSLDLEIEIAKNTALTEYNKQLDGLIRGLRSTTQLEKVTPGSKESLRNSQEKLNDRNNGKVLIRDLPTDQILEPLENTVIVLASKMSMCINREDVVNVRIMERKGLSEFCQNVSLLVEFKTSDTKSKFLSSRNKLKLNSSTKFIQLKDFVENEIYSLFLYANKNLRDNGFNRIWCKDNQVLAIKNDVDTEIIEIKSRNHVDELIKPNWRS